A single window of Actinoallomurus bryophytorum DNA harbors:
- a CDS encoding carboxylate--amine ligase/circularly permuted type 2 ATP-grasp protein, whose amino-acid sequence MAQRTELVAIGVEEEFHTVDLEDRRLIPRADSLLAQLPQERFGAELQRSVVETNSRPYVRLIDLAEDLAALRRGVVAAAEGLGMGIVAAGTVPVADLESLKVTPDPRYENMLDEYQLLAREQLICGAQVHVDVGDRDLAVAVAHRVSPWLPALLALSASSPFWLGTDTGYASYRTLLWSRWPTTGPLGAFGSAAEYDAMVADLVSSGAITDPGMIYFDVRPSAHLPTLELRIADACPRLEDVVLLAGLFRAIVVEEIDAVTAGRPASATRTEVVRAATWRAARSGLEGELVDPADGTPVPARQLLRRLLERQRPRLEAAGDWELVTELTEAALARGSSAARQREAFARGGLAEVVDLLVAETRANTDWVPGAGPARRAVTEMLAGYDASCDEAIVFDGSARGPYGMVLTALDRIGADGLRDRERRRDEVQRGLGMTFHLEGEEDRLFPFDLVPRVVTAEDWEFLRTGLTQRVRALEAFLQDAYGERSAVRDGIVPAWTIDDSPGLHQAGYRVPHGVVRCAVAGIDLVSDGAGRWTVLEDNLRVPSGIGYAMANRWLAGRVLPELVLAAHTPSPARAVSMLKAALTAASSDAALITLGPEDSAFFEHRLLADEMDIPLVRPGELVVDGDGVRTTGGDRLCVLYRRIDEDELFGAEGADGRPLGPGLLDALERGTLRLANAPGNGVADDKSLYAYVPRLVEYYLGERPLLPNVPTYLCRDSGQRAEVLDRLEELVAKPVDGYGGQGVVIGPDASPRELAEVRGLIEADPDRWVAQETVRLSTHPTFVKGGLEPRAVDLRVFVCAGDDPVVVPMALTRVAPAGSRIVNSSQGGGSKDTWLMQ is encoded by the coding sequence ATGGCACAACGGACCGAGCTCGTGGCGATCGGTGTCGAGGAAGAGTTCCACACCGTCGACCTGGAGGATCGCCGGCTCATCCCGAGGGCCGACAGCCTGCTCGCACAGCTCCCGCAGGAGCGCTTCGGCGCGGAGTTGCAGCGGTCGGTGGTGGAGACCAACAGCCGCCCGTACGTCCGGCTCATCGACCTGGCCGAGGACCTCGCGGCGCTGCGCCGCGGTGTCGTGGCGGCGGCCGAGGGGCTCGGCATGGGCATCGTGGCGGCCGGCACCGTGCCCGTCGCGGACCTCGAGTCGCTCAAGGTCACACCCGACCCGCGCTACGAGAACATGCTGGACGAGTACCAGCTGCTCGCGCGCGAACAGCTCATCTGCGGCGCCCAGGTGCACGTCGACGTCGGCGACCGCGACCTCGCGGTGGCCGTGGCACACCGGGTGTCGCCCTGGCTGCCGGCGCTCCTCGCGCTGTCGGCCAGCTCACCGTTCTGGCTGGGCACTGACACCGGGTACGCCAGCTACCGCACGCTGCTGTGGTCGCGCTGGCCCACCACCGGACCGCTCGGCGCGTTCGGGTCCGCCGCCGAGTACGACGCGATGGTCGCCGACCTCGTGAGCTCCGGCGCGATCACCGATCCCGGCATGATCTATTTCGATGTCCGGCCGTCCGCGCACCTGCCCACACTGGAGCTGCGGATCGCCGACGCCTGCCCGCGCCTGGAGGACGTCGTCCTGCTGGCCGGCCTGTTCCGCGCGATCGTCGTCGAGGAGATCGACGCCGTGACCGCCGGGCGCCCCGCGTCCGCGACCCGTACCGAGGTCGTACGGGCCGCGACGTGGCGGGCCGCGCGTTCCGGTCTGGAGGGCGAGCTCGTCGACCCCGCCGACGGCACCCCGGTGCCGGCCCGGCAGTTGCTGCGCAGGCTTCTGGAGCGGCAGCGTCCCCGGCTGGAGGCCGCCGGCGACTGGGAGCTGGTCACGGAGCTGACCGAGGCCGCGCTGGCGCGTGGCAGCTCGGCCGCCCGCCAGCGCGAGGCGTTCGCGCGCGGCGGCCTGGCGGAGGTCGTTGACCTGCTGGTCGCCGAGACCCGTGCCAACACCGACTGGGTGCCGGGCGCCGGTCCGGCACGCCGTGCGGTGACCGAGATGCTGGCCGGTTACGACGCGTCGTGCGACGAGGCGATCGTCTTCGACGGCAGCGCCCGCGGGCCCTACGGCATGGTGCTGACCGCGCTGGACCGGATCGGCGCCGACGGGCTGCGCGACCGCGAGCGGCGGCGCGACGAGGTCCAGCGCGGGCTGGGCATGACGTTCCACCTCGAGGGCGAGGAGGACCGGCTGTTCCCGTTCGACCTGGTGCCCCGGGTGGTCACCGCGGAGGACTGGGAGTTCCTGCGGACCGGGCTGACGCAGCGGGTGCGCGCCCTGGAGGCGTTCCTGCAGGACGCCTACGGGGAGCGTTCGGCGGTACGTGACGGCATCGTCCCCGCCTGGACGATCGACGACTCCCCCGGCCTGCACCAGGCCGGATACCGGGTGCCGCACGGCGTCGTACGCTGCGCCGTGGCAGGCATCGACCTGGTCAGCGACGGAGCCGGCCGCTGGACCGTGCTCGAGGACAACCTGCGGGTACCCTCCGGCATCGGGTACGCGATGGCCAACCGCTGGCTCGCCGGCCGGGTGCTGCCCGAGCTGGTACTGGCCGCGCACACGCCCTCACCCGCCCGGGCGGTGTCCATGCTGAAGGCGGCGCTGACCGCCGCCTCGTCCGACGCGGCCCTCATCACCCTCGGTCCCGAGGACTCGGCGTTCTTCGAGCACCGGCTGCTCGCCGACGAGATGGACATCCCCCTGGTCCGGCCCGGCGAGCTGGTCGTGGACGGCGACGGCGTGCGGACCACCGGCGGCGACCGGTTGTGCGTGCTCTACCGGCGCATCGACGAGGACGAGCTGTTCGGCGCCGAGGGGGCGGACGGCCGCCCGCTGGGCCCCGGCCTGCTGGACGCCCTCGAACGCGGGACGCTCCGGCTCGCCAACGCCCCCGGCAACGGGGTCGCCGACGACAAGTCCCTGTACGCGTACGTGCCCCGGCTCGTGGAGTACTACCTCGGCGAGCGGCCGCTGCTGCCGAACGTGCCGACCTACCTCTGCCGTGACTCCGGCCAGCGCGCCGAGGTGCTCGACCGGCTGGAGGAGCTCGTGGCCAAGCCGGTGGACGGGTACGGCGGCCAGGGCGTGGTCATCGGCCCGGACGCCTCGCCCCGTGAGCTCGCCGAGGTCCGCGGCCTGATCGAGGCCGACCCCGATCGCTGGGTGGCACAGGAGACCGTGCGCCTGTCGACCCATCCGACGTTCGTGAAGGGCGGGTTGGAACCGAGAGCGGTCGACCTGCGAGTATTCGTCTGCGCCGGAGACGACCCGGTGGTGGTACCCATGGCACTGACCCGTGTGGCGCCGGCCGGCAGCCGCATCGTCAACTCCTCGCAGGGAGGCGGATCCAAGGACACTTGGCTGATGCAGTGA
- a CDS encoding choice-of-anchor P family protein, which yields MRSLLSRHRTRAGVYAAATVAMTLTLGSLGTAHAASTSDTTVSYRGHRFTVPSTWKVIDLAKSPTTCVRFDRHAVYLGTPGTQQNCPSRARGRTEALLVQPAAPTGRAARVARNGTSRTYQATTDGIAVTATYGADRARIEKVLRSDALPVDAASAQRQPAAPAAVPADATSFQGKGFDACAAPSTGQMNAWKGPSPYGAVGVYIGGVNRSCDQPNLNAAWVTAQYGNGWRFFPLYVGLQVQRTDSCGSCELITDPAPQGADAARDVADQAAALGFAKGSVLYFDMESYDRGGSNTTRSMTFLDAWSDTLHQLGYRSGVYGQVSGVILDLVDAAGGGRYTMPDVIDFAHWDGDGGTGDSQIPANLWPDHQRIKQYQGGHNETYGGATINVDSDTLDVGAGGTTPPAKKDTKLAYAGPATVANGAAAKPSAKLTDADGKAVAGRPVTFTLGSGASAQTCKGTTDAQGQAGCTIDPVRQPLTGDATVPVKAEFAGDDAYNASNVTATVKLTYVTGRAYGLSATAPLVSVKPTPDTGEVRTADTTTVAPACTQNISTLLLSAKALCAKVAAGPGTVTSTANLQEASIGLVGLPVIGLSGVKASSTSTCTAQTGDVDMGLTVAGVPVTLGDTPNLNVDLGVLGTKLVVDEQTRNADGGLTVNAAHLTAPGIDIVVASSTSATHNCS from the coding sequence ATGCGATCTTTACTCTCCAGACACAGGACGCGCGCCGGCGTCTACGCCGCCGCCACGGTGGCGATGACGCTCACCCTCGGCTCCCTGGGCACCGCCCACGCCGCCTCCACGTCCGACACCACGGTCTCGTACCGGGGACACCGGTTCACCGTGCCCAGCACGTGGAAGGTCATCGACCTGGCCAAGTCCCCCACGACGTGTGTCCGGTTCGACCGGCACGCGGTCTACCTCGGTACTCCCGGCACTCAGCAGAACTGCCCGTCCAGGGCCCGGGGCCGCACCGAGGCCCTGCTGGTCCAGCCGGCCGCGCCCACGGGCCGGGCGGCCCGCGTCGCGCGTAACGGCACCTCGCGGACGTACCAGGCCACCACGGACGGCATCGCGGTCACCGCGACGTACGGCGCCGACCGGGCACGGATCGAGAAGGTCCTGCGCAGCGACGCCCTTCCGGTCGACGCGGCCTCCGCGCAGCGGCAGCCGGCCGCACCCGCCGCGGTTCCCGCCGACGCGACCTCCTTCCAGGGCAAGGGCTTCGACGCCTGCGCCGCGCCGAGCACCGGGCAGATGAACGCCTGGAAGGGCCCCTCGCCGTACGGGGCCGTCGGCGTCTACATCGGCGGCGTGAACCGCAGCTGCGACCAGCCGAACCTGAACGCCGCCTGGGTCACGGCCCAGTACGGCAACGGCTGGCGCTTCTTCCCCCTGTACGTGGGCCTGCAGGTGCAGCGGACCGACAGCTGCGGCAGCTGCGAGCTGATCACGGACCCCGCGCCGCAGGGCGCGGATGCGGCCAGGGACGTGGCCGACCAGGCGGCCGCGCTCGGCTTCGCCAAGGGGTCGGTGCTCTACTTCGACATGGAGTCCTATGACCGCGGCGGCTCCAACACCACCCGGTCGATGACCTTCCTGGACGCCTGGAGCGACACCCTGCACCAGCTGGGCTACCGATCCGGTGTCTACGGTCAGGTGTCCGGCGTCATCCTCGACCTCGTGGACGCGGCCGGCGGCGGCCGGTACACCATGCCGGACGTCATCGACTTCGCGCACTGGGACGGCGACGGCGGGACCGGCGACTCGCAGATCCCGGCGAACCTGTGGCCCGACCACCAGCGGATCAAGCAGTACCAGGGTGGTCACAACGAGACGTACGGCGGCGCGACCATCAACGTCGACAGCGACACGCTCGACGTGGGCGCGGGCGGCACCACACCGCCGGCGAAGAAGGACACCAAGCTCGCGTACGCCGGTCCCGCCACGGTGGCGAACGGTGCGGCGGCCAAGCCGTCGGCCAAGCTCACCGACGCGGACGGCAAGGCCGTCGCCGGCCGCCCGGTCACGTTCACGCTGGGCTCGGGGGCCTCAGCGCAGACGTGCAAGGGCACCACGGACGCCCAGGGGCAGGCGGGCTGCACGATCGACCCGGTCAGGCAGCCGCTCACCGGCGACGCCACCGTGCCGGTGAAGGCGGAGTTCGCCGGCGACGACGCGTACAACGCGTCGAACGTCACCGCCACGGTCAAGCTGACCTACGTCACCGGCCGCGCCTACGGGCTGTCGGCGACCGCACCACTGGTCTCCGTCAAGCCCACGCCCGACACCGGCGAGGTGCGTACGGCCGACACCACCACGGTGGCGCCCGCGTGCACGCAGAACATCAGCACGCTCCTGCTGTCGGCCAAGGCCCTGTGCGCGAAGGTCGCCGCGGGCCCGGGCACCGTGACGTCCACCGCGAACCTGCAGGAGGCGTCCATCGGGCTGGTCGGCCTGCCGGTGATCGGCCTGTCCGGCGTCAAGGCGAGCTCGACCAGCACGTGCACGGCGCAGACGGGTGACGTCGACATGGGCCTCACGGTCGCCGGGGTCCCGGTCACCCTTGGTGACACGCCGAACCTCAACGTCGACCTGGGCGTCCTCGGCACCAAGCTCGTCGTCGACGAGCAGACCAGGAACGCCGACGGTGGCCTGACCGTCAACGCGGCGCACCTGACCGCGCCCGGCATCGACATCGTGGTCGCGTCCAGCACCAGCGCGACCCACAACTGTTCCTGA
- a CDS encoding SDR family oxidoreductase, which translates to MDLKLRGKTALVTGASRGIGAVTAEVLAEEGCALHLAARSAAALDALGERLRNAYGTHVRTHAVDLRDGEQLTALTASVSEVDILVNNAGDIPGGTIDAIDEATWRHAWDLKVFGYVNLTRVFYAEMKSRGHGVIVNNIGSAGERVDGRYIAGSSGNAALMAFTRALGGRSLADGIRVVGVNPGPVATDRVIGHLKGRARTELGDEDRYLELTAGYPLGRPATPREVADLIAFLASERSAYTSGAVFTVDGGLSATA; encoded by the coding sequence GTGGATCTCAAGCTTCGAGGGAAGACCGCGCTGGTCACCGGCGCGTCACGGGGCATCGGCGCGGTGACCGCGGAGGTGCTGGCCGAGGAGGGCTGCGCACTCCACCTGGCCGCTCGCAGCGCGGCCGCTCTGGACGCGCTGGGCGAGCGCCTCCGGAACGCGTACGGCACGCATGTGCGTACTCATGCGGTGGACCTGCGAGACGGCGAGCAGCTCACCGCGCTCACCGCGTCCGTCTCCGAGGTCGACATCCTCGTCAACAACGCCGGCGACATCCCGGGCGGCACGATCGACGCGATCGACGAGGCCACGTGGCGTCACGCGTGGGACCTCAAGGTCTTCGGCTACGTCAACCTCACCCGCGTGTTCTACGCGGAGATGAAGAGCCGGGGACACGGTGTGATCGTGAACAACATCGGGAGCGCGGGCGAGCGCGTGGACGGCCGGTACATCGCCGGCAGCAGCGGCAACGCGGCACTGATGGCCTTCACCAGAGCCCTCGGAGGCCGCAGCCTCGCCGACGGCATCCGTGTCGTCGGGGTCAACCCCGGCCCGGTGGCGACCGACCGCGTCATCGGCCATCTCAAGGGCCGCGCGCGTACCGAGCTGGGAGACGAGGACCGCTACCTCGAGCTGACGGCCGGCTACCCGCTCGGCCGGCCGGCGACGCCGCGGGAGGTCGCCGACCTCATCGCCTTCCTCGCCTCCGAGCGCTCGGCGTACACCAGTGGCGCCGTCTTCACCGTCGACGGAGGCCTGTCCGCGACGGCCTGA
- a CDS encoding aldo/keto reductase, which yields MEKRAIGGQGLTTSALGLGCMGMTGSYGPVDDAESTATIHRAIDLGVNMFDTADVYGPFTNERLLGRALAGRRDKVIVATKFGGAEMDDAGTVTGGANGRPEYVRASVERSLRNLNTDRIDLYYQHRVDPKVPVEETFGALGELVAAGKVRYLGISEARSGTIRRAHAAAPLSAVESEYSLFSRDVESNGVLETVRELGIGFVGYAPLGRGFLTGAVRSASALGPTDLRRIFPRFEEENLEANLALLRRIEKIAADLGVGGGRLALAWVLAQGEDIVPIPGTRRRTHLTENVEAATAPLDADTLAALAEAVSGGEIAGARTSPQDAGIER from the coding sequence ATGGAAAAGCGTGCGATCGGTGGCCAGGGGCTGACTACCTCCGCCCTGGGACTGGGATGTATGGGCATGACGGGATCCTATGGACCGGTGGACGACGCGGAGTCCACCGCGACCATTCATCGGGCCATCGACCTCGGCGTGAATATGTTCGACACGGCCGATGTGTACGGTCCCTTCACCAATGAAAGGCTGCTCGGGCGCGCGCTCGCCGGACGCCGCGACAAGGTGATCGTGGCCACCAAGTTCGGTGGCGCGGAGATGGACGACGCCGGCACGGTGACCGGCGGCGCGAACGGCCGTCCGGAGTACGTGCGCGCGAGTGTCGAGCGCTCTCTCCGCAATCTGAACACCGACCGGATCGACCTGTACTACCAGCATCGCGTCGACCCGAAGGTGCCGGTCGAGGAGACCTTCGGCGCTCTGGGCGAGCTGGTCGCCGCCGGAAAGGTCCGCTATCTCGGGATCAGCGAGGCACGGTCCGGCACCATTCGCCGCGCCCACGCGGCCGCGCCGCTGTCGGCGGTGGAGAGCGAGTACTCGCTGTTCTCCCGCGACGTCGAGTCCAACGGCGTGCTGGAGACCGTACGGGAGCTGGGCATCGGCTTCGTCGGTTACGCACCGCTCGGCCGGGGGTTCCTCACCGGCGCGGTGCGGTCCGCGAGCGCGCTCGGCCCGACCGATCTGCGCCGTATCTTCCCTCGCTTCGAGGAGGAGAACCTCGAGGCCAATCTCGCGCTCCTGAGGCGGATCGAGAAGATCGCGGCCGACCTCGGGGTCGGCGGCGGCCGGCTCGCCCTCGCCTGGGTGCTCGCCCAGGGCGAGGACATCGTCCCCATCCCCGGCACGCGACGGCGTACTCACCTGACGGAGAACGTCGAGGCCGCCACGGCGCCCCTGGACGCGGACACGCTGGCGGCTCTCGCCGAGGCCGTCTCCGGCGGCGAGATCGCGGGCGCGCGTACCTCTCCGCAGGACGCCGGCATCGAGCGATAG
- a CDS encoding helix-turn-helix transcriptional regulator — protein sequence MSAKRNPELGAFLHTRRSRLGPADVGLPAQGRRRVPGLRREELALLAGVSPDYYTRLEQGRQPTASPSVLDAVARALRLSAEERSHLYTLAGEAEPGVSSPVPPGDTIDPRVRRVLDVLGDTPAILCGPYVDILTANEAARFLFTDFGELPPRERNAVRWMLLSPLARELYRDQWENSAGEMVGMLRLEVGRHPGDPRVAEIVDELLDQSPLFRRLWTEHRVSAWQTDEKTLHHPAAGALRFFNSSITVSGVPDQVIYLVVPEDVTAFETALRRSRTVRSAVES from the coding sequence GTGAGCGCGAAGCGAAATCCCGAGCTCGGGGCGTTCCTGCACACGCGCCGTTCCCGCCTCGGCCCGGCGGACGTCGGGCTGCCGGCACAGGGCCGCCGCCGGGTCCCCGGTCTTCGCCGGGAGGAGCTCGCCCTGCTGGCGGGGGTGAGCCCGGACTACTACACGCGCCTCGAACAGGGACGCCAGCCGACCGCCTCACCCTCGGTGCTCGACGCCGTGGCCAGGGCACTCCGGCTCTCGGCCGAGGAGCGGTCGCACCTGTACACCCTCGCCGGCGAGGCGGAGCCGGGCGTGAGCTCCCCGGTGCCGCCGGGCGACACCATCGACCCCAGGGTCCGTCGTGTGCTGGACGTTCTCGGCGACACACCCGCCATCCTGTGCGGTCCGTACGTCGACATCCTCACGGCGAACGAGGCGGCCCGCTTTCTCTTCACCGACTTCGGCGAACTCCCGCCGCGCGAACGCAATGCCGTCCGCTGGATGCTGCTCTCACCGCTGGCGCGCGAGCTCTATCGCGATCAATGGGAAAACTCCGCGGGTGAGATGGTGGGCATGCTCAGGCTCGAGGTCGGCCGCCATCCGGGCGATCCGCGGGTGGCCGAAATCGTGGACGAGCTTCTCGACCAGAGTCCGCTGTTCCGCCGCCTCTGGACGGAGCATCGCGTCTCCGCATGGCAGACCGATGAAAAGACCCTTCACCATCCGGCCGCCGGCGCCCTGCGCTTCTTCAATTCGTCCATAACGGTGAGCGGCGTCCCGGACCAGGTCATTTACCTGGTGGTCCCCGAAGACGTGACGGCCTTCGAGACGGCCCTTCGCCGATCCAGGACCGTACGGTCCGCAGTTGAGTCCTGA
- a CDS encoding cupin domain-containing protein: MRNSLRAGLVGTAVAGLCVTAGTAGATPPGPGVTGTIIAQETVGTRDYILREITLPPHQSTGWHFHKGTLYGVVKKGTLSHYDSTCESDGVYRQGSPIVEPSGSNHVHIGRNLGDTPVVLDVLYVLPHGSALAEDAPNPGCDFQ, from the coding sequence ATGCGCAACAGTCTTCGTGCCGGGCTCGTCGGAACGGCCGTCGCCGGCCTCTGTGTCACGGCGGGCACGGCCGGGGCCACTCCGCCCGGGCCGGGGGTCACCGGCACGATCATCGCCCAGGAGACGGTGGGCACGCGGGACTACATCCTCCGGGAGATCACCCTTCCTCCCCACCAGAGCACGGGCTGGCACTTCCACAAGGGCACCCTGTACGGCGTGGTGAAGAAGGGGACGCTGAGCCACTACGACTCCACCTGCGAGTCCGACGGCGTCTACCGGCAGGGCAGCCCGATCGTCGAGCCGAGCGGGTCGAACCACGTGCACATCGGCCGCAACCTCGGTGACACCCCGGTCGTACTCGACGTGCTGTACGTGCTGCCGCACGGCAGCGCCCTGGCCGAGGACGCGCCCAACCCCGGCTGCGACTTCCAGTGA
- a CDS encoding MEKHLA domain-containing protein: MTSPDDVAFAELLAASHERVVGTRILPEGLAGAEAARWLYGEAPFGLLAHDTSADPAFVYANATAQKCFEYSWEEFAGMPSRLSAEADNRDKRQEFMDGVLRQGYVSGYRGVRIAKSGRRFWIEDTTVWNLLDRDGGLRGQAALIRGWADV, translated from the coding sequence GTGACGTCACCGGACGACGTCGCGTTCGCCGAACTGCTGGCCGCCAGCCACGAGCGTGTCGTCGGCACGCGGATCCTGCCCGAAGGCCTGGCCGGTGCGGAGGCGGCCCGCTGGCTGTACGGCGAGGCCCCGTTCGGCCTGCTCGCGCACGACACGTCGGCGGACCCGGCCTTCGTGTACGCGAACGCCACGGCCCAGAAATGCTTCGAGTACTCCTGGGAGGAGTTCGCGGGCATGCCGTCCCGGCTGTCGGCCGAGGCGGACAACCGGGACAAGCGCCAGGAGTTCATGGACGGCGTCCTGCGGCAGGGGTACGTCAGCGGCTACCGCGGCGTGCGCATCGCCAAGTCGGGCCGCCGCTTCTGGATCGAGGACACCACGGTGTGGAACCTCCTCGACCGCGACGGCGGCCTCCGGGGGCAGGCCGCACTGATCCGCGGATGGGCCGACGTCTGA
- a CDS encoding ketol-acid reductoisomerase, with amino-acid sequence MREQNLDFETTIFDKEYITLGGRREAIVRGGRDLFDRLPRAFEGVSQIGVIGWGPQGSAQAQNLRDSLNGAVKVAVGLRAGSRSFEPARAAGFSEEDGTLGEMFEVIAGSDMVLLLISDSAQTDLYEKIFAALRPGTTLGLSHGFLLGYLTDAGKEFPAEVDVVGVCPKGMGASVRALYLQGAEVNGAGINASFAVHQDVTGHATDRALAWSVALGAPYTFQTTLRSEYLSDLTGERAMLLAGVHGLVESLFRRFREQGMSQEEAFRHSAESVTGPISKTISKDGLAGLYQRLDTDGKAVFAQAYSAAYPVGLELTYEIYDEVRSGNEIRSVVLAGKRFGRFPMGKIDQATMWQVGQKVRGNRVESEIPLDPFTAGVFCGVMMAQVDTLLEMGHPYSEIANESVIEAVDSLNPYMHARGVAYMVDNCSTTARLGARKWAARFDYLLTQQSYPAVDLEQETIDTAPFEAFEGHVIHEVLRICAEMRPSVDIFVE; translated from the coding sequence ATGCGAGAACAGAACCTGGACTTCGAGACCACCATCTTCGACAAGGAGTACATCACTCTCGGCGGGCGCCGTGAGGCGATCGTCCGCGGTGGCCGCGACCTCTTCGACCGGCTGCCGCGTGCCTTCGAGGGCGTGAGCCAGATCGGTGTCATCGGCTGGGGCCCGCAGGGGTCGGCGCAGGCGCAGAACCTGCGCGACTCGCTGAACGGCGCGGTCAAGGTGGCCGTGGGCCTGCGTGCCGGGTCGCGGTCGTTCGAACCGGCACGCGCGGCCGGCTTCAGCGAGGAGGACGGCACCCTCGGAGAGATGTTCGAGGTCATCGCCGGCTCCGACATGGTCCTCCTGCTGATCTCCGACTCGGCCCAGACCGACCTGTACGAGAAGATCTTCGCGGCCCTACGGCCGGGCACCACCCTGGGGCTCTCCCACGGCTTCCTGCTCGGCTACCTCACCGACGCGGGCAAGGAGTTCCCGGCCGAGGTGGACGTCGTCGGCGTCTGCCCCAAGGGCATGGGCGCCTCGGTGCGCGCGCTCTACCTCCAGGGGGCCGAGGTCAACGGCGCGGGTATCAACGCCAGCTTCGCCGTCCACCAGGACGTCACCGGGCACGCGACCGACCGCGCCCTGGCCTGGTCGGTGGCGCTGGGCGCCCCGTACACCTTCCAGACCACCCTGCGCTCCGAATACCTGTCCGACCTGACCGGCGAGCGCGCGATGCTGCTGGCCGGGGTGCACGGCCTCGTCGAGAGCCTGTTCCGCCGCTTCCGCGAGCAGGGCATGAGCCAGGAGGAGGCGTTCCGCCACTCGGCGGAGTCGGTCACCGGCCCGATCTCCAAGACCATCTCCAAGGACGGCCTCGCCGGCCTGTACCAGCGGCTGGACACGGACGGGAAGGCCGTCTTCGCCCAGGCGTACTCGGCCGCGTACCCGGTCGGTCTCGAGCTCACCTACGAGATCTACGACGAGGTGCGGTCGGGCAACGAGATCCGGAGCGTGGTCCTGGCCGGCAAGCGGTTCGGGCGTTTCCCGATGGGGAAGATCGACCAGGCCACGATGTGGCAGGTCGGCCAGAAGGTCCGCGGCAATCGCGTCGAGAGCGAGATCCCGCTGGATCCCTTCACCGCCGGCGTCTTCTGCGGCGTCATGATGGCCCAGGTGGACACGCTGCTGGAGATGGGTCACCCGTACTCGGAGATCGCCAACGAGTCGGTCATCGAGGCCGTCGACTCCCTCAACCCCTACATGCACGCGCGCGGGGTCGCGTACATGGTCGACAACTGCTCGACCACCGCCCGTCTCGGCGCCCGCAAGTGGGCGGCGAGGTTCGACTACCTGCTGACGCAGCAGTCCTACCCCGCGGTGGACCTGGAGCAGGAGACCATCGACACCGCCCCGTTCGAGGCGTTCGAGGGGCACGTGATCCACGAGGTGCTGCGGATCTGCGCGGAGATGCGCCCCTCGGTCGACATCTTCGTCGAGTGA
- a CDS encoding DUF5709 domain-containing protein, which yields MTASDGDVDPALLSPEESLDDDELGDIEAGYSPAERPLGSTAWGTTEREQSTREDLTHRLAREESDQSPDDGDGLGDSSDTDGELIDDEVGDVRAGRLVASDLDDFDSQSDSWADDVGIDGGAASAEEAAVHVVPEDEE from the coding sequence ATGACAGCGTCCGACGGAGACGTCGATCCCGCCCTGCTCTCGCCCGAGGAAAGCCTCGACGACGACGAGCTCGGCGACATCGAAGCGGGATACTCCCCCGCCGAGCGTCCCCTGGGCAGCACCGCCTGGGGCACCACAGAGCGCGAGCAGAGTACGCGTGAGGACCTCACGCACCGCCTGGCCCGGGAAGAGAGCGACCAGAGCCCCGATGACGGCGACGGACTCGGCGACAGCTCCGACACCGACGGGGAACTGATCGACGACGAGGTCGGCGACGTACGCGCCGGCCGCCTCGTCGCGTCCGACCTCGACGACTTCGACAGCCAGTCCGACTCCTGGGCGGACGACGTCGGCATCGACGGAGGCGCCGCGTCGGCGGAGGAAGCCGCCGTTCACGTCGTTCCCGAAGACGAGGAATAA
- a CDS encoding DUF427 domain-containing protein has protein sequence MSDYPMMIAEVDRIEPVPRRIRATLGGEVVLDTTRALYVWEWPPYPQFYIPAADVKPGVLVDEEHVQRLKRGTARRHGLRVGEVTRPGAARVYTDDAAEGLAGTVRFEWGALDSWYEEDEEVFVHPRNPYVRVDALRSTRHVRVELEGVRLAESTSTVMVFETGLPTRYYFNRTEVDFTRLEPSDTVTSCPYKGMTTGYWSIRIGDTVHKDLVWAYDFPTRQLIPIAGLVGFYNEKVDVIVDGETLPRPVTHFFK, from the coding sequence ATGAGCGACTACCCGATGATGATCGCTGAGGTCGACCGGATCGAGCCCGTGCCCCGGCGCATCCGCGCCACGCTGGGCGGTGAGGTGGTGCTGGACACGACCCGCGCGCTCTACGTGTGGGAGTGGCCGCCGTATCCCCAGTTCTACATCCCGGCGGCCGACGTCAAGCCCGGCGTGCTCGTCGACGAGGAGCACGTCCAGCGCCTGAAACGGGGAACGGCCCGGCGGCACGGCCTGCGCGTCGGTGAGGTGACCAGGCCGGGCGCCGCACGCGTCTACACCGACGACGCGGCCGAGGGGCTCGCGGGCACCGTGAGGTTCGAGTGGGGGGCGCTGGACTCCTGGTACGAAGAGGACGAGGAGGTGTTCGTCCATCCGCGCAACCCGTACGTCAGGGTGGACGCGCTGCGCTCGACCCGGCACGTACGCGTGGAGCTGGAGGGCGTAAGGCTGGCCGAGTCGACGTCGACCGTGATGGTCTTCGAGACGGGACTGCCGACCCGCTACTACTTCAATCGTACCGAGGTCGATTTCACCCGCCTCGAACCCAGCGATACCGTGACCTCATGCCCGTACAAGGGCATGACCACGGGTTACTGGTCGATCCGGATCGGTGACACCGTGCACAAGGATCTCGTCTGGGCCTACGATTTTCCGACCAGGCAGCTGATCCCGATCGCCGGTCTGGTCGGCTTCTACAACGAGAAGGTCGATGTGATCGTCGACGGGGAGACGCTTCCCCGGCCCGTGACGCACTTCTTCAAGTGA